In one Bactrocera tryoni isolate S06 chromosome 5, CSIRO_BtryS06_freeze2, whole genome shotgun sequence genomic region, the following are encoded:
- the LOC120776838 gene encoding telomere length and silencing protein 1 homolog, with the protein MSEEVEVKLEKIEEKSNVEAESGKLLFKKKPRKNLRQRKPSNSDEEDKPEEDIAVLEEIKERQKLRQRPHGVSVIGLALGKKLAPEEEITIKDPFNVKTGGLVNMQALKSGKLKEPEDAYDVGIGTQFSAETNKRDEDEEMMKYIEQELQKRKGLAKTNAENEEGDPNKYLTPEEAALLALPDHLRHSSSNRSEEMLSNQMLNGIPEVDLGIEAKIKNIEATEEAKQKLLQDQKNKKDGPSQFVPTNMAVNFMQHNRFNIEDSEQKRRKRDYIAQNTQQQQQQSHPQGGVVNGVKRATDDYHYDKFKKQFRRY; encoded by the exons ATGTCTGAAGAGGTAGAGgtaaagttggaaaaaatcgagGAAAAATCGAATGTTGAAGCAGAGAGTGggaaattactttttaaaaagaaaCCACGGAAGAATCTGCGACAAAGGAAGCCCTCGAATTCTGATGAGGAAGATAAACCTGaagaagatat CGCTGTTCTGGAAGAAATTAAGGAGCGTCAAAAGTTGCGCCAACGTCCCCATGGGGTGAGTGTCATAGGGCTGGCGTTAGGCAAGAAATTGGCACCAGAAGAAGAAATCACCATA AAAGATCCATTTAATGTAAAAACTGGCGGGCTAGTGAATATGCAGGCGCTAAAGTCTGGAAAACTGAAAGAACCAGAAGATGCCTATGACGTAGGCATTGGAACACAATTTTCAgcagaaacaaataaacgtgatGAAGACGAAGAAATGAtgaaatatattgaacaggAATTGCAAAAAAGAAAAGGTTTAGCCAAAACAAATGCTGAAAATGAAGAAGGTGATCCAAATAAGTATTTAACGCCGGAAGAAGCAGCCTTGCTCGCATTACCCGATCACCTGCGTCATTCCTCCTCCAATCGCTCCGAGGAAATGTTGTCCAATCAAATGTTAAACGGTATACCCGAAGTCGATTTAGGCATTGaagcgaaaattaaaaatattgaagcgACTGAGGAAGCCAAACAAAAACTACTTCAGGatcaaaagaataaaaaagaTGGTCCATCACAGTTCGTGCCGACGAATATGGCTGTAAACTTTATGCAACATAATAGAT TTAACATAGAAGATAGCGAACAGAAACGTCGCAAACGTGATTATATTGCCcaaaatacacaacaacaacaacagcaatcacaTCCTCAAGGCGGCGTAGTAAATGGCGTCAAGCGTGCCACAGATGATTACCATTATGATAAATTTAAGAAGCAATTTCGTCGTTATTAG
- the LOC120776841 gene encoding 39S ribosomal protein L12, mitochondrial, giving the protein MNFTRVALRQFTRHGSRARMYSAEAAPAAAGAPEKLVPPPPEGAAKPPNPKLDSLVNSIAALNLLEVSELSALLKKKLNLPETSFVPQFAAGPARPASAEEEEEAAAPKKVQTAFKVKLLKFDEKQKVALIKEVKNLLEGMNLVQAKKFVESAPTIVKEDLPKDEAEKLKEALSKAGAVVEIE; this is encoded by the coding sequence ATGAACTTCACACGTGTCGCTTTGCGTCAATTCACCCGTCACGGCAGCCGTGCACGCATGTACTCGGCTGAAGCAGCACCTGCTGCGGCTGGTGCCCCTGAAAAATTGGTACCCCCGCCTCCAGAGGGTGCTGCCAAGCCACCGAACCCAAAATTGGACAGCCTTGTCAACAGTATTGCGGCACTCAACTTACTTGAAGTTTCTGAGCTTAGTGCGTTgcttaaaaagaaattaaatttgccTGAAACATCATTCGTGCCACAATTTGCTGCCGGCCCAGCACGTCCAGCTTCTGctgaagaagaagaggaagcaGCCGCTCCGAAGAAGGTACAGACCGCATTCAAAGTGAAGTTACTGAAATTCGACGAGAAACAAAAGGTTGCGCTAATCAAGGAGGTAAAGAATCTCTTGGAGGGCATGAATTTGGTGCAGGCTAAGAAATTCGTTGAAAGTGCGCCAACTATTGTTAAAGAAGATTTACCCAAAGATGAAGCAGAAAAACTCAAAGAAGCTTTAAGCAAAGCTGGCGCTGTCGTTGAAATTGAATAG
- the LOC120776840 gene encoding uncharacterized protein LOC120776840 codes for MTFVSVIAGVITLGIIGYVICKDIDEYPRELSFQNSLKTPVETLMSTNEILQNHSHSRSPRWFPFYTIGRFPNDVCVGANQLAGTCVVRGECSDNGGVAAGTCSTITTQAVCCIYQLGCGSSTSYNNTYFYNSGYPGTYAGGGRCTIVVSKCDSNICQLRIDFLSLSIAPPNGDGYCLTDTLTITGGSRVPTICGENSGQHVYVDFNGDSPITISVATSGDYTFNRQWQFQIAQLACASATQAPSGCLQYYMDSSGTVSSFNYDSAANSLANSIGVAGTRQIANQQYGICVRMGAGICSITWSQVSSDAYSFTLTNDVGVIDPSLLGTSTVQSQDCTTDFIIIPNPTQNGAALASDRFCGLGLVSTTSATKPFVLYSVTDGNEDLDMSNRGFHLSYSQNSCPVV; via the exons atgacgTTCGTCTCTGTAATCGCCGGAGTGATAACGCTGGGCATTATCGGTTATGTTATATGTAAGGATATTGATGAGTATCCCAGAGAATTATCATttcaaaattcattaaagaCACCAGTTGAAACATTGATGTCCACCAATGAAATACTTCAAAATCATTCACATTCGAGATCTCCTAGAT GGTTTCCCTTCTACACAATTGGACGCTTTCCCAATGATGTCTGCGTGGGCGCCAATCAGCTGGCTGGCACCTGTGTGGTGCGAGGCGAATGCAGTGATAACGGTGGTGTGGCGGCTGGCACTTGCAGCACCATTACAACACAAGCTGTGtgttgtatat ATCAACTGGGTTGCGGCTCCTCAACAAGTTACAACAATACATATTTCTACAATTCCGGTTACCCAGGCACTTACGCCGGTGGCGGACG TTGCACAATTGTTGTCTCGAAATGCGATAGTAACATCTGTCAACTACGCATTGACTTCCTGTCGCTGTCGATTGCGCCGCCGAACGGTGATGGTTATTGTCTAACGGACACCCTAACTATAACGGGTGGATCGAGGGTGCCCACAATCTGTGGTGAGAATAGTGGCCAGCATGTGTATGTGGATTTCAATGGCGACTCGCCGATCACTATTTCCGTCGCCACATCCGGTGACTACACATTCAATCGCCAATGGCAATTTCAAATCGCACAACTCGCCTGCGCATCTGCCACTCAAGCGCCGTCGGGTTGTCTGCAATACTACATGGATTCCAGTGGAACAGTGTCGAGCTTCAATTACGACTCAGCTGCTAACTCGCTCGCAAATTCAATTGGTGTGGCAGGCACGCGGCAAATCGCCAATCAGCAGTATGGCATTTGTGTGCGCATGGGTGCAGGTATTTGTTCAATTACGTGGAGTCAAGTGAGCTCCGATGCATATTCGTTTACGTTAACCAATGATGTGGGCGTTATTGATCCATCGCTGCTCGGCACATCAACGGTACAAAGTCAAGACTGTACAACTGATTTCATTATCATACCAAATCCGACGCAAAACGGGGCGGCACTGGCTAGCGATCGTTTCTGCGGACTCGGTTTGGTGAGTACAACCAGCGCGACGAAACCTTTTGTGCTTTACTCGGTGACGGACGGAAATGAGGATTTGGATATGTCGAATCGAGGCTTTCATTTATCATACTCTCAAAATTCGTGCCCTGTAGTTTAA
- the LOC120776839 gene encoding valine--tRNA ligase produces the protein MQSKLKISRVTNKGLHFLSSRYENKFSFYQKHTFAALPPLATGYNPASVEQDKYVFQKTQKHCGSKHGPYRMLLPPPNVTGNLHLGHALNATLQDVICRQQRQLGYEVEWIPGTDHAGIATQVIVEKNLFKERGITRHQLGRTPFLLEVWKWKRKKGDRIIEDLRKLGCTLEWDSEYFTMDEKQSRAVNTAFIRLFDEGLIQRHKSLVNWSCALESAISDIEVDLLELSGPTALTVPGHKASVEFGRLYDIKYRVCNSNDEITVSTTRPETVLGDVAVAVHPQDPRYEKYRNQEQVSLNHPFRNEQIPLVFDVKVDQNFGTGAVKITPAHDRIDYEIAKQHLLEPIQVFTEQGTITDKFEVFKGLPRFVARERVLDELSNLQLLGAAKPHAMVLPICSRSKDVVEYMLRPQWFLHCKPLAEAAISEVRSGRMKIQPENFEIDWYRWLEACRDWCISRQLWWGHQIPAYLATDIEGNTCWVAALNTEEATKLAKTKLNAELRSVERDPDVLDTWFSSSLLPFSVSNWPSSEYKSRYPLDLMATGHDILFFWVARMVMMGVKLTGEAPFKRVLLNGIVCDAHGRKMSKSLGNVVTPNQVVQGASLEELQKEIQTSYDAGILSEVELKKSLRGLQKMFPQGIQQCGTDALRFTLCSHNIKNHFVNFDVAECYTNKLFLNKIWQATRYTIGAAEKLNLSLTGIETMGNCPLSKWDRWILSRLADTLTTVSQSIEKHDFHLATAALKQFFYNNLCDVYLETTKPAINEGTANGYISCATLATCLSWGLQAISVFTPFIVEELLKYLPRGIHLHLSRYFNADVEAEIEVILTICQAVRQLKSQNKISKKHEPCLFIFVPDPKALAELELHLKPISALTSTTEVFVEHLTPNELKLRRQSFQFFSTAGHHCSFGLQVNRIYEQTRKVVKPSHELNQKKLDRLQAEVERYRMRINDEGFLRSASEQVQKRHNQKIQQLELEIKNIRNLTS, from the exons atgcaatcaaaactaaaaatttcacGTGTTACAAATAAAGGATTGCATTTTTTAAGCAGCAGATATGAAAAtaagttttcattttatcaGAAACACACATTTGCGG CGCTTCCGCCGTTAGCTACAGGATATAATCCAGCATCTGTGGAGCAAgacaaatatgtatttcaaaaaacacaaaaacattgTGGTAGTAAACACGGTCCATATCGGATGCTCCTTCCTCCACCGAATGTAACAGGAAATCTGCACTTAGGACATGCATTGAATGCGACTTTACAAGACGTTATATGCCGTCAGCAACGACAATTGGGATATGAAGTAGAATGGATCCCGGGCACAGATCATGCGGGCATTGCTACACAAGTGattgtggaaaaaaatttgtttaaggaACGTGGTATTACACGACACCAACTCGGGCGCACACCATTTTTATTGGAAGTATGGAAATGGAAACGAAAAAAAGGTGATAGGATCATAGAAGATCTTCGTAAACTAGGATGCACGCTAGAATGGGATAGCGAATACTTTACAATGGATgag AAACAATCACGAGCTGTCAATACAGCATTCATTCGTCTGTTCGATGAAGGTCTCATCCAACGACACAAATCGCTAGTCAATTGGTCTTGTGCGCTAGAGTCTGCTATCTCCGACATCGAAGTGGATTTATTAGAGCTAAGTGGACCCACTGCGCTAACTGTGCCAGGTCATAAAGCCAGTGTTGAATTTGGAAGATTGTACGATATTAAATATCGTGTATGCAATTCAAATGATGAAATTACAGTTTCGACAACGAGGCCAGAAACTGTGCTGGGCGATGTTGCAGTAGCTGTACACCCACAAGATCCAAGATATGAAAAATATCGCAATCAAGAGCAAGTTTCTCTCAACCATCCTTTTCGCAACGAACAGATTCCTCTTGTTTTCGATGTCAAAGTAGACCAGAACTTTGGCACTGGTGCAGTCAAAATCACTCCCGCCCACGATCGTATTGATTATGAAATAGCTAAACAACATCTTCTGGAACCCATACAAGTATTCACAGAACAAGGGACTATTACAGATAAATTTGAAGTATTTAAAGGTTTGCCTAGATTCGTAGCACGCGAGCGCGTTTTGGATGAACTCTCAAACCTTCAGCTGCTAGGAGCTGCCAAACCACATGCCATGGTATTACCCATCTGCTCGCGTTCAAAAGATGTAGTCGAGTACATGTTGCGACCTCAGTGGTTTTTGCATTGTAAACCCTTGGCGGAGGCTGCCATCTCCGAAGTACGAAGTGGTCGAATGAAAATTCAACCTGAAAACTTCGAGATTGATTGGTATCGATGGCTTGAAGCATGTCGTGATTGGTGTATTTCTCGTCAATTGTGGTGGGGACATCAAATTCCCGCTTACTTGGCTACAGACATTGAGGGCAACACTTGCTGGGTAGCTGCACTGAACACAGAAGAAGCTACGAAACTTGctaaaacgaaattaaatgcAGAGCTTCGGAGTGTGGAACGAGATCCGGATGTGTTGGATACATGGTTTTCCTCATCACTGCTGCCTTTCTCCGTATCCAACTGGCCCTCGTCGGAGTATAAAAGTCGTTACCCATTGGACTTAATGGCCACAGGACATGATATTCTATTTTTCTGGGTGGCTCGTATGGTAATGATGGGAGTAAAGCTAACAGGTGAAGCGCCATTTAAGAGAGTGCTCTTAAATGGCATTGTGTGCGATGCGCATGGTCGAAAAATGTCGAAAAGTCTGGGTAATGTAGTAACTCCAAACCAAGTTGTACAAGGCGCCAGTTTAGAG gaGCTGCAAAAAGAGATACAGACTTCTTATGATGCGGGCATACTAAGTGAAGTTGAATTGAAAAAATCGCTTAGAGGGTTGCAAAAAATGTTTCCACAAGGCATACAACAATGCGGCACCGACGCACTTCGTTTCACTCTATGCAGTCACAATATCAAAAATCATTTTGTCAACTTCGACGTGGCCGAGTGTTATACGAACAAactatttcttaataaaatctGGCAGGCAACTAGATACACCATTGGTGCGGCTGAAAAGCTGAATTTATCTCTTACCGGTATCGAGACTATGGGAAATTGCCCATTAAGCAAATGGGATCGCTGGATACTCAGTCGTTTGGCAGACACTTTAACAACAGTTAGTCAAAGTATTGAGAAACACGACTTCCACTTGGCCACAGCTGCGCTTAAACAATTCTTTTATAATAACCTGTGCGACGTATATCTG GAAACCACAAAACCAGCAATTAATGAAGGTACGGCAAATGGTTACATTAGTTGTGCTACATTGGCGACTTGTCTAAGCTGGGGCCTTCAAGCAATATCAGTGTTTACTCCATTCATCGTCGAGGAGTTGCTGAAATATTTGCCACGCGGCATACATCTGCACTTAAGTAGGTATTTCAATGCTGATGTGGAGGCAGAAATTGAGGTGATATTGACAATATGTCAAGCCGTGCGGCAGCTGAAGAgccaaaataaaatatcgaaaaagcATGAACCATGCCTGTTTATATTCGTCCCTGATCCAAAGGCTCTTGCTGAGCTTGAATTGCATTTGAAACCAATAAGCGCACTGACATCAACCACAGAGGTGTTTGTGGAACATCTAACACCGAATGAACTGAAGCTGCGCAGGCAGTCGTTTCAGTTCTTCTCAACTGCGGGACATCACTGCTCTTTCG GtttgcaagtaaatagaatttatGAGCAAACGAGAAAAGTAGTTAAACCCAGTCATGAACTGAACCAAAAGAAACTGGATCGCCTGCAAGCAGAAGTGGAACGCTACCGCATGAGAATCAATGACGAAGGCTTCCTGCGCTCGGCTAGTGAACAAGTGCAAAAGCGACACAACCAAAAG ATTCAACAAttagaattagaaataaaaaatattcgaaatttgaccagttaa